A stretch of Geotrypetes seraphini chromosome 2, aGeoSer1.1, whole genome shotgun sequence DNA encodes these proteins:
- the LOC117354677 gene encoding oocyte zinc finger protein XlCOF6-like isoform X2 has translation MAAGASAQMRVTFEDIAVSFSQEEWEYLDEKQKELYREVMKENYEILISLADTEAMQEMKREENEEKCLLEIEHIPRQPGNVSENISHSNENQNTRNYQQELEKKQNDVARDSLDSVTEADTEAMQWIKREENEEKWLLEIEHIPRQPGNVSENISKRNESRNARNYQQESEKKQRDPARYSLDAVTECEKSDGELTTILKLQRHPREERSLQNKDGDQMTFQIHQEERKGEISILHNTCDTEAVQWIKRENEEKWLLEIEHIPRQPGNVSENISQRNESRNARNYQQELEKKQNDPARGSQDAITECEKSDGELANIFELQRYRREESPLQNKDGDQMTFQLQQGERKGEISILHDTYEKSLGLKCLQRTDESVRSFTYPECGKDVNHQSSLRNHEMIHAEEKQYTCTECGKSFNGQSNLKRHVRIHTGEKRYTCPECGKNFNGQAALKIHKRIHTGEKPYTCSECGKSFSQISHLKMHFRIHTGDKPYTCLECGKSFSLQSNLRKHERIHTGEKPYTCPECGKSFTQPSGLKMHKRIHTGEKPYTCPECGKSFSQIPHLKVHYRIHTGDKPYPCLECGKSFSLQSNLRKHERIHTGEKPYNCPECEKSFRRQSNLVTHKRTHTGEKPYICPECGKTYKVQSDLKRHKRIHSGEEPYACPECGKLFNHQSSLRKHERSHTGERLYICPECSKSFNEQSNLKMHMRIHTGEKPYTCLECGKSFGHRSILRKHKRSHTGEKPYTCSECDKRYSDASALKKHKRSHTGEKPYSCPECDKRYSDLSAFKRHKRIHTGDKP, from the exons CAGATACTGAGGCAATGCAGGAGatgaagagagaagagaatgaaGAAAAATGTCTTCTAGAAATTGAACACATCCCAAGACAACCAGGAAATGTCAGTGAGAATATTTCCCATAGTAATGAGAATCAAAACACAAGGAATTATCAACAGGAATTGGAGAAGAAGCAGAATGATGTTGCAAGAGACTCCCTGGATTCAGTCACTGAGG CAGATACTGAGGCAATGCAGTGGATAAAGAGGGAGGAGAATGAAGAAAAATGGCTTCTAGAAATTGAACACATCCCAAGACAACCAGGAAATGTCAGCGAGAACATTTCCAAGAGGAATGAGAGTAGAAACGCAAGGAATTATCAACAGGAATCGGAGAAGAAGCAGAGAGACCCTGCAAGATACTCCCTAGATGCAGTCACCGAGTGTGAGAAAAGTGACGGGGAACTGACAACCATCCTTAAGCTCCAGAGACACCCGAGAGAAGAGAGATCCTTGCAAAATAAAGACGGTGACCAAATGACTTTTCAAATCCACCAGGAagagaggaaaggggagatatccATTCTGCATAACACCTGTG ATACTGAAGCAGTGCAGTGGATAAAGAGGGAGAATGAAGAAAAATGGCTTCTAGAAATTGAACACATCCCAAGACAACCAGGAAATGTCAGCGAGAACATTTCCCAGAGGAATGAGAGTAGAAATGCAAGGAATTATCAACAGGAATTGGAGAAGAAGCAGAATGACCCCGCAAGAGGTTCCCAGGATGCAATCACTGAATGTGAGAAAAGTGACGGAGAACTCGCAAACATCTTTGAGCTCCAGAGATATCGGAGAGAAGAGAGTCCCTTACAAAATAAAGACGGTGACCAAATGACTTTTCAACTCcaacagggagagaggaaaggggagatatccATTCTGCATGACACCTATGAAAAAAGCCTTG GTTTAAAATGTCTTCAGAGGACCGATGAAAGTGTGAGATCATTTACGTATCCAGAATGTGGCAAAGATGTTAATCACCAATCAAGTTTAAGGAATCACGAGATGATTCATGCCGAAGAGAAACAGTATACCTgtacagaatgtggtaaaagttttaatgggcaatcaaatttaaaaaggcacgtgaggattcatactggagagaaacgatatacatgtccagaatgtggtaaaaatttTAATGGTCAAGCAGCTTTAAAAatacacaagaggattcatactggagagaaaccatatacctgttcagaatgtgggaaaagctttagtcaGATATCACATTTAAAAATGCACTTCAGAATTCAtacaggagacaaaccatatacttgtctagaatgtggtaaaagctttagtttgcaatcaaatttaagaaaacatgagagaattcatactggagagaaaccatatacatgcccagaatgtggtaaaagctttactcAGCCGTCAggtttaaaaatgcacaagaggattcatactggggaGAAACCATACACTTGTCcggaatgtgggaaaagctttagtcaGATACCACATTTAAAAGTACACTACAGAATTCAtacaggagacaaaccatatCCTTGTctggaatgtggtaaaagctttagtttgcaatcaaatttaagaaaacatgaaaggattcatactggagaaaaaccatataactGTCCAGAATGTGAGAAAAGCTTTAGGCGGCAATCAAACTTAGTAACACACAAGAGGACTCATACTGGGGAGAAACCATATAtttgtccagaatgtggtaaaacctATAAGGTTCAATCAGATTTAAAAAGGCACAAGAGAATTCATAGTGGAGAGGAACCATATGCTTGTCCAGAATGTGGCAAACTTTTTAATCACCAATCAAGTTTAAGAAAACATGAGAGAAGTCATACTGGAGAAAGACTGTATATCTGTCCAGAATGTAGTAAAAGTTTTAATgagcaatcaaatttaaaaatgcacatgaggattcatactggagaaaaaccatatacctgtttagaatgtgggaaaagctttggTCATCgatcaattttaagaaaacacAAGAGgagtcatactggagagaaaccatatacctgttcagaatgtgataAAAGATATAGTGATGCCTCGGCTTTAAAAAAGCACAAGAGgagtcatactggagagaaaccatattccTGTCCAGAATGTGATAAAAGATATAGCGATCTATCAGCTTTTAaaaggcacaagaggattcatactggagataaACCATAA
- the LOC117354677 gene encoding oocyte zinc finger protein XlCOF6-like isoform X1 — translation MAAGASAQMRVTFEDIAVSFSQEEWEYLDEKQKELYREVMKENYEILISLADTEAMQEMKREENEEKCLLEIEHIPRQPGNVSENISHSNENQNTRNYQQELEKKQNDVARDSLDSVTEADTEAMQWIKREENEEKWLLEIEHIPRQPGNVSENISKRNESRNARNYQQESEKKQRDPARYSLDAVTECEKSDGELTTILKLQRHPREERSLQNKDGDQMTFQIHQEERKGEISILHNTCADTEAVQWIKRENEEKWLLEIEHIPRQPGNVSENISQRNESRNARNYQQELEKKQNDPARGSQDAITECEKSDGELANIFELQRYRREESPLQNKDGDQMTFQLQQGERKGEISILHDTYEKSLGLKCLQRTDESVRSFTYPECGKDVNHQSSLRNHEMIHAEEKQYTCTECGKSFNGQSNLKRHVRIHTGEKRYTCPECGKNFNGQAALKIHKRIHTGEKPYTCSECGKSFSQISHLKMHFRIHTGDKPYTCLECGKSFSLQSNLRKHERIHTGEKPYTCPECGKSFTQPSGLKMHKRIHTGEKPYTCPECGKSFSQIPHLKVHYRIHTGDKPYPCLECGKSFSLQSNLRKHERIHTGEKPYNCPECEKSFRRQSNLVTHKRTHTGEKPYICPECGKTYKVQSDLKRHKRIHSGEEPYACPECGKLFNHQSSLRKHERSHTGERLYICPECSKSFNEQSNLKMHMRIHTGEKPYTCLECGKSFGHRSILRKHKRSHTGEKPYTCSECDKRYSDASALKKHKRSHTGEKPYSCPECDKRYSDLSAFKRHKRIHTGDKP, via the exons CAGATACTGAGGCAATGCAGGAGatgaagagagaagagaatgaaGAAAAATGTCTTCTAGAAATTGAACACATCCCAAGACAACCAGGAAATGTCAGTGAGAATATTTCCCATAGTAATGAGAATCAAAACACAAGGAATTATCAACAGGAATTGGAGAAGAAGCAGAATGATGTTGCAAGAGACTCCCTGGATTCAGTCACTGAGG CAGATACTGAGGCAATGCAGTGGATAAAGAGGGAGGAGAATGAAGAAAAATGGCTTCTAGAAATTGAACACATCCCAAGACAACCAGGAAATGTCAGCGAGAACATTTCCAAGAGGAATGAGAGTAGAAACGCAAGGAATTATCAACAGGAATCGGAGAAGAAGCAGAGAGACCCTGCAAGATACTCCCTAGATGCAGTCACCGAGTGTGAGAAAAGTGACGGGGAACTGACAACCATCCTTAAGCTCCAGAGACACCCGAGAGAAGAGAGATCCTTGCAAAATAAAGACGGTGACCAAATGACTTTTCAAATCCACCAGGAagagaggaaaggggagatatccATTCTGCATAACACCTGTG CAGATACTGAAGCAGTGCAGTGGATAAAGAGGGAGAATGAAGAAAAATGGCTTCTAGAAATTGAACACATCCCAAGACAACCAGGAAATGTCAGCGAGAACATTTCCCAGAGGAATGAGAGTAGAAATGCAAGGAATTATCAACAGGAATTGGAGAAGAAGCAGAATGACCCCGCAAGAGGTTCCCAGGATGCAATCACTGAATGTGAGAAAAGTGACGGAGAACTCGCAAACATCTTTGAGCTCCAGAGATATCGGAGAGAAGAGAGTCCCTTACAAAATAAAGACGGTGACCAAATGACTTTTCAACTCcaacagggagagaggaaaggggagatatccATTCTGCATGACACCTATGAAAAAAGCCTTG GTTTAAAATGTCTTCAGAGGACCGATGAAAGTGTGAGATCATTTACGTATCCAGAATGTGGCAAAGATGTTAATCACCAATCAAGTTTAAGGAATCACGAGATGATTCATGCCGAAGAGAAACAGTATACCTgtacagaatgtggtaaaagttttaatgggcaatcaaatttaaaaaggcacgtgaggattcatactggagagaaacgatatacatgtccagaatgtggtaaaaatttTAATGGTCAAGCAGCTTTAAAAatacacaagaggattcatactggagagaaaccatatacctgttcagaatgtgggaaaagctttagtcaGATATCACATTTAAAAATGCACTTCAGAATTCAtacaggagacaaaccatatacttgtctagaatgtggtaaaagctttagtttgcaatcaaatttaagaaaacatgagagaattcatactggagagaaaccatatacatgcccagaatgtggtaaaagctttactcAGCCGTCAggtttaaaaatgcacaagaggattcatactggggaGAAACCATACACTTGTCcggaatgtgggaaaagctttagtcaGATACCACATTTAAAAGTACACTACAGAATTCAtacaggagacaaaccatatCCTTGTctggaatgtggtaaaagctttagtttgcaatcaaatttaagaaaacatgaaaggattcatactggagaaaaaccatataactGTCCAGAATGTGAGAAAAGCTTTAGGCGGCAATCAAACTTAGTAACACACAAGAGGACTCATACTGGGGAGAAACCATATAtttgtccagaatgtggtaaaacctATAAGGTTCAATCAGATTTAAAAAGGCACAAGAGAATTCATAGTGGAGAGGAACCATATGCTTGTCCAGAATGTGGCAAACTTTTTAATCACCAATCAAGTTTAAGAAAACATGAGAGAAGTCATACTGGAGAAAGACTGTATATCTGTCCAGAATGTAGTAAAAGTTTTAATgagcaatcaaatttaaaaatgcacatgaggattcatactggagaaaaaccatatacctgtttagaatgtgggaaaagctttggTCATCgatcaattttaagaaaacacAAGAGgagtcatactggagagaaaccatatacctgttcagaatgtgataAAAGATATAGTGATGCCTCGGCTTTAAAAAAGCACAAGAGgagtcatactggagagaaaccatattccTGTCCAGAATGTGATAAAAGATATAGCGATCTATCAGCTTTTAaaaggcacaagaggattcatactggagataaACCATAA
- the LOC117354677 gene encoding oocyte zinc finger protein XlCOF6-like isoform X3 → MAAGASAQMRVTFEDIAVSFSQEEWEYLDEKQKELYREVMKENYEILISLADTEAMQEMKREENEEKCLLEIEHIPRQPGNVSENISHSNENQNTRNYQQELEKKQNDVARDSLDSVTEDTEAMQWIKREENEEKWLLEIEHIPRQPGNVSENISKRNESRNARNYQQESEKKQRDPARYSLDAVTECEKSDGELTTILKLQRHPREERSLQNKDGDQMTFQIHQEERKGEISILHNTCADTEAVQWIKRENEEKWLLEIEHIPRQPGNVSENISQRNESRNARNYQQELEKKQNDPARGSQDAITECEKSDGELANIFELQRYRREESPLQNKDGDQMTFQLQQGERKGEISILHDTYEKSLGLKCLQRTDESVRSFTYPECGKDVNHQSSLRNHEMIHAEEKQYTCTECGKSFNGQSNLKRHVRIHTGEKRYTCPECGKNFNGQAALKIHKRIHTGEKPYTCSECGKSFSQISHLKMHFRIHTGDKPYTCLECGKSFSLQSNLRKHERIHTGEKPYTCPECGKSFTQPSGLKMHKRIHTGEKPYTCPECGKSFSQIPHLKVHYRIHTGDKPYPCLECGKSFSLQSNLRKHERIHTGEKPYNCPECEKSFRRQSNLVTHKRTHTGEKPYICPECGKTYKVQSDLKRHKRIHSGEEPYACPECGKLFNHQSSLRKHERSHTGERLYICPECSKSFNEQSNLKMHMRIHTGEKPYTCLECGKSFGHRSILRKHKRSHTGEKPYTCSECDKRYSDASALKKHKRSHTGEKPYSCPECDKRYSDLSAFKRHKRIHTGDKP, encoded by the exons CAGATACTGAGGCAATGCAGGAGatgaagagagaagagaatgaaGAAAAATGTCTTCTAGAAATTGAACACATCCCAAGACAACCAGGAAATGTCAGTGAGAATATTTCCCATAGTAATGAGAATCAAAACACAAGGAATTATCAACAGGAATTGGAGAAGAAGCAGAATGATGTTGCAAGAGACTCCCTGGATTCAGTCACTGAGG ATACTGAGGCAATGCAGTGGATAAAGAGGGAGGAGAATGAAGAAAAATGGCTTCTAGAAATTGAACACATCCCAAGACAACCAGGAAATGTCAGCGAGAACATTTCCAAGAGGAATGAGAGTAGAAACGCAAGGAATTATCAACAGGAATCGGAGAAGAAGCAGAGAGACCCTGCAAGATACTCCCTAGATGCAGTCACCGAGTGTGAGAAAAGTGACGGGGAACTGACAACCATCCTTAAGCTCCAGAGACACCCGAGAGAAGAGAGATCCTTGCAAAATAAAGACGGTGACCAAATGACTTTTCAAATCCACCAGGAagagaggaaaggggagatatccATTCTGCATAACACCTGTG CAGATACTGAAGCAGTGCAGTGGATAAAGAGGGAGAATGAAGAAAAATGGCTTCTAGAAATTGAACACATCCCAAGACAACCAGGAAATGTCAGCGAGAACATTTCCCAGAGGAATGAGAGTAGAAATGCAAGGAATTATCAACAGGAATTGGAGAAGAAGCAGAATGACCCCGCAAGAGGTTCCCAGGATGCAATCACTGAATGTGAGAAAAGTGACGGAGAACTCGCAAACATCTTTGAGCTCCAGAGATATCGGAGAGAAGAGAGTCCCTTACAAAATAAAGACGGTGACCAAATGACTTTTCAACTCcaacagggagagaggaaaggggagatatccATTCTGCATGACACCTATGAAAAAAGCCTTG GTTTAAAATGTCTTCAGAGGACCGATGAAAGTGTGAGATCATTTACGTATCCAGAATGTGGCAAAGATGTTAATCACCAATCAAGTTTAAGGAATCACGAGATGATTCATGCCGAAGAGAAACAGTATACCTgtacagaatgtggtaaaagttttaatgggcaatcaaatttaaaaaggcacgtgaggattcatactggagagaaacgatatacatgtccagaatgtggtaaaaatttTAATGGTCAAGCAGCTTTAAAAatacacaagaggattcatactggagagaaaccatatacctgttcagaatgtgggaaaagctttagtcaGATATCACATTTAAAAATGCACTTCAGAATTCAtacaggagacaaaccatatacttgtctagaatgtggtaaaagctttagtttgcaatcaaatttaagaaaacatgagagaattcatactggagagaaaccatatacatgcccagaatgtggtaaaagctttactcAGCCGTCAggtttaaaaatgcacaagaggattcatactggggaGAAACCATACACTTGTCcggaatgtgggaaaagctttagtcaGATACCACATTTAAAAGTACACTACAGAATTCAtacaggagacaaaccatatCCTTGTctggaatgtggtaaaagctttagtttgcaatcaaatttaagaaaacatgaaaggattcatactggagaaaaaccatataactGTCCAGAATGTGAGAAAAGCTTTAGGCGGCAATCAAACTTAGTAACACACAAGAGGACTCATACTGGGGAGAAACCATATAtttgtccagaatgtggtaaaacctATAAGGTTCAATCAGATTTAAAAAGGCACAAGAGAATTCATAGTGGAGAGGAACCATATGCTTGTCCAGAATGTGGCAAACTTTTTAATCACCAATCAAGTTTAAGAAAACATGAGAGAAGTCATACTGGAGAAAGACTGTATATCTGTCCAGAATGTAGTAAAAGTTTTAATgagcaatcaaatttaaaaatgcacatgaggattcatactggagaaaaaccatatacctgtttagaatgtgggaaaagctttggTCATCgatcaattttaagaaaacacAAGAGgagtcatactggagagaaaccatatacctgttcagaatgtgataAAAGATATAGTGATGCCTCGGCTTTAAAAAAGCACAAGAGgagtcatactggagagaaaccatattccTGTCCAGAATGTGATAAAAGATATAGCGATCTATCAGCTTTTAaaaggcacaagaggattcatactggagataaACCATAA
- the LOC117354677 gene encoding oocyte zinc finger protein XlCOF6-like isoform X5, giving the protein MQEMKREENEEKCLLEIEHIPRQPGNVSENISHSNENQNTRNYQQELEKKQNDVARDSLDSVTEADTEAMQWIKREENEEKWLLEIEHIPRQPGNVSENISKRNESRNARNYQQESEKKQRDPARYSLDAVTECEKSDGELTTILKLQRHPREERSLQNKDGDQMTFQIHQEERKGEISILHNTCADTEAVQWIKRENEEKWLLEIEHIPRQPGNVSENISQRNESRNARNYQQELEKKQNDPARGSQDAITECEKSDGELANIFELQRYRREESPLQNKDGDQMTFQLQQGERKGEISILHDTYEKSLGLKCLQRTDESVRSFTYPECGKDVNHQSSLRNHEMIHAEEKQYTCTECGKSFNGQSNLKRHVRIHTGEKRYTCPECGKNFNGQAALKIHKRIHTGEKPYTCSECGKSFSQISHLKMHFRIHTGDKPYTCLECGKSFSLQSNLRKHERIHTGEKPYTCPECGKSFTQPSGLKMHKRIHTGEKPYTCPECGKSFSQIPHLKVHYRIHTGDKPYPCLECGKSFSLQSNLRKHERIHTGEKPYNCPECEKSFRRQSNLVTHKRTHTGEKPYICPECGKTYKVQSDLKRHKRIHSGEEPYACPECGKLFNHQSSLRKHERSHTGERLYICPECSKSFNEQSNLKMHMRIHTGEKPYTCLECGKSFGHRSILRKHKRSHTGEKPYTCSECDKRYSDASALKKHKRSHTGEKPYSCPECDKRYSDLSAFKRHKRIHTGDKP; this is encoded by the exons ATGCAGGAGatgaagagagaagagaatgaaGAAAAATGTCTTCTAGAAATTGAACACATCCCAAGACAACCAGGAAATGTCAGTGAGAATATTTCCCATAGTAATGAGAATCAAAACACAAGGAATTATCAACAGGAATTGGAGAAGAAGCAGAATGATGTTGCAAGAGACTCCCTGGATTCAGTCACTGAGG CAGATACTGAGGCAATGCAGTGGATAAAGAGGGAGGAGAATGAAGAAAAATGGCTTCTAGAAATTGAACACATCCCAAGACAACCAGGAAATGTCAGCGAGAACATTTCCAAGAGGAATGAGAGTAGAAACGCAAGGAATTATCAACAGGAATCGGAGAAGAAGCAGAGAGACCCTGCAAGATACTCCCTAGATGCAGTCACCGAGTGTGAGAAAAGTGACGGGGAACTGACAACCATCCTTAAGCTCCAGAGACACCCGAGAGAAGAGAGATCCTTGCAAAATAAAGACGGTGACCAAATGACTTTTCAAATCCACCAGGAagagaggaaaggggagatatccATTCTGCATAACACCTGTG CAGATACTGAAGCAGTGCAGTGGATAAAGAGGGAGAATGAAGAAAAATGGCTTCTAGAAATTGAACACATCCCAAGACAACCAGGAAATGTCAGCGAGAACATTTCCCAGAGGAATGAGAGTAGAAATGCAAGGAATTATCAACAGGAATTGGAGAAGAAGCAGAATGACCCCGCAAGAGGTTCCCAGGATGCAATCACTGAATGTGAGAAAAGTGACGGAGAACTCGCAAACATCTTTGAGCTCCAGAGATATCGGAGAGAAGAGAGTCCCTTACAAAATAAAGACGGTGACCAAATGACTTTTCAACTCcaacagggagagaggaaaggggagatatccATTCTGCATGACACCTATGAAAAAAGCCTTG GTTTAAAATGTCTTCAGAGGACCGATGAAAGTGTGAGATCATTTACGTATCCAGAATGTGGCAAAGATGTTAATCACCAATCAAGTTTAAGGAATCACGAGATGATTCATGCCGAAGAGAAACAGTATACCTgtacagaatgtggtaaaagttttaatgggcaatcaaatttaaaaaggcacgtgaggattcatactggagagaaacgatatacatgtccagaatgtggtaaaaatttTAATGGTCAAGCAGCTTTAAAAatacacaagaggattcatactggagagaaaccatatacctgttcagaatgtgggaaaagctttagtcaGATATCACATTTAAAAATGCACTTCAGAATTCAtacaggagacaaaccatatacttgtctagaatgtggtaaaagctttagtttgcaatcaaatttaagaaaacatgagagaattcatactggagagaaaccatatacatgcccagaatgtggtaaaagctttactcAGCCGTCAggtttaaaaatgcacaagaggattcatactggggaGAAACCATACACTTGTCcggaatgtgggaaaagctttagtcaGATACCACATTTAAAAGTACACTACAGAATTCAtacaggagacaaaccatatCCTTGTctggaatgtggtaaaagctttagtttgcaatcaaatttaagaaaacatgaaaggattcatactggagaaaaaccatataactGTCCAGAATGTGAGAAAAGCTTTAGGCGGCAATCAAACTTAGTAACACACAAGAGGACTCATACTGGGGAGAAACCATATAtttgtccagaatgtggtaaaacctATAAGGTTCAATCAGATTTAAAAAGGCACAAGAGAATTCATAGTGGAGAGGAACCATATGCTTGTCCAGAATGTGGCAAACTTTTTAATCACCAATCAAGTTTAAGAAAACATGAGAGAAGTCATACTGGAGAAAGACTGTATATCTGTCCAGAATGTAGTAAAAGTTTTAATgagcaatcaaatttaaaaatgcacatgaggattcatactggagaaaaaccatatacctgtttagaatgtgggaaaagctttggTCATCgatcaattttaagaaaacacAAGAGgagtcatactggagagaaaccatatacctgttcagaatgtgataAAAGATATAGTGATGCCTCGGCTTTAAAAAAGCACAAGAGgagtcatactggagagaaaccatattccTGTCCAGAATGTGATAAAAGATATAGCGATCTATCAGCTTTTAaaaggcacaagaggattcatactggagataaACCATAA